The genome window TGAATCACTGTTTTTGATATACGAATGATAATTTGCAAGAATCTGTATCATGCGCCAGATTCGAAAAATTTGTAGCTCTAGTAGCTAGCCACACAGAAGAAAATGATACTAGAGTGCCTTTTATGGAGATGGTTTGAACAATCCAATGTCTGAGTTCTCTTCGTTGTTGGGTTAACAAGATTTATGCTGAACAGTCTGAACAAGAATCAGTAACTAGTTTGAGATCATATAAGGATGCAAAGTCTAAATATGCATGTCAAAGAACATCCattaattaatgactaaacAGTTATTTAGGTTAGATTTCAAGCAAAAACATAGTTTTCCCTAGAAGAGGCACAGTTTAAAAGCATTCACGTTCTACATGCCATAACCCTAGACGGAAACAGAAATATCCTACTTAGATGAGGTTTCTACAGCCGCAAAGCACCAAAGACGCGCATCTGTCTGAAAGCGTGGTGTCAAGTCTGATAGCAAATCAGGCAAGAAGCTGGATTTAGAAGGTGGAACCATTCCAACCAAGGTGGGAGCGCTGTAAAATAAAGCAAACATCAAACCATTAGTAGTGGCagaaaaaacccataaaacgGCATTCGATATCaacaaaatcagaaaataagCTGAATCCTAAGGGAATTCAGCAACTGTTCTCCCAGTTTAAAAACAGTAAGGATTAATTGCATGATCTAGTACTGATGTAAAGCATGCAAACACTGTGCATAATCTTGGCTTTGATGGGCCTTAAATACACGAAGAATGCAATGATAAGAAAAATGCAGATGACAATGATCATCTTCTGGACAATTAGATGTTGAGATGGCTTGCCTGGACATCATAAAACTTGAGGAAGAACCGGGACTTGGGCACCGACAGCTTTGACAAAAGAATAGTTGAAATTGCAGAACTCAATTTCTTGTTCACATCACTGCTAAGGCCACCGATAGATACCAATTCACCATAAGCTGCTGGCTCCTCAGTTCCTCCAAATGAAATTGGAACCGAGCCCTTCAACACAATCATCACATACTGCAGGATTGCACGCATAAAAATAGTTGAAAGAGACACATCTAGTGGGCAAACTAGGATATCAATCAATGCAAACATGCAACTTTCTTTTAGGTTGTAAAAACTGAAAactaacaaaaacataaaagcagaaaaaaaaaatctaatcaaaGAGACTACTGGTGTAGTGTAAAGAACATAATTGTCGACGTCCACTATAAAGATAAACTAGCCAAGAACATGCAGCCAGTGATGAAACCCATTTTATCTTTCACGGCCAAACAAGTGATCATAGTTGAATTAACTATATTACAAGCTACGTACACGAATCACTTCACCCAGTCGCACTTTGAACATTGGATTTCTCAAGAAACAAGTGATAGTCAAAACCTAAACCTATCCAGGTCAAAATCAAACGATAAACAACCCAATCATATCAAGTGAGTTTAGAACCATAAACAAACTCAAGCTGCCATGACCGTGCCAAGAACTCAAGTATCCAGGAAAGAAGATTGTAAACAAGCATATAAATACACTTATGGCTAGCACATTTAACAATATCAACAATAACCCACTTAATCATTacagaaataaatatatatttccaaAACTTTTGAGcatcaagaaaatataaaaacacattaaccAAATCATGAATACCCACTTTAGAACATTTAACAGACTAATTGTTTCAATAATACAGAATCTTTTTCTTGCACAGAGGAACCCACAAAGAAGTTGTATCAgaccataaatttttattattctatccACATTTCAGCATTCAAggctaaaaaaacatgtattaacAAAAGGATATTACCAAAATGAGGAGATTGAACTAAACAGTACCCTAAaaccacaaaataaaatgaaataaaaagaaacttcAAAGAATCTGaggcaaaaggaaaaaaaaatcttacagaCTCAGGTTTCTTGATGATTTTGGCGACCTGAGAGGAGGCTTCGGAGAGGATGGCAGATGTGTTGACGCCATCAAGATTAACGTTCGTCGAAATGTTCAAGCAAGGCATTTTCTCTGTCGATTATTTCCACTAAGCTCTTGTTCTCTTTCCTGCACTTAAAACCCGCCTgcaaataactatataaaagaaGCCTCACCACGTTGCCTTCTACGGACTGTTCTGGAAGTATAAATTGGTGAAATGACTGAAGGGCCCTTGTTGCCATGCTCGTGTGTAGTGTACGTAGAATTGCTTTTCTAACTCTATTGATGTtcggtgcttttttttttagttgacctcctgatattaaaattattgaaaagaaaaaataaatacatttttagtattaattttattaaaatgaatttcttaaacaattgatattttaaaataaatatgttgttaagtttactattaattatttattaaaagaagttTCGTCgcctttgaaaaatattgtagcTGTATacacaaaaacattatttactagaataatatataataacgATTTTATCTCTCcatccaaaaaatttaatacgGGCTTTCAAGAGCGTTGAAGTATTTTCATAAACTCATTaatcattattaaattaattgagagtAAATAAATCTTTTCTCATCTTAATTGTACTATAATACAACCATAATAcccttagaagaaaaaaaattaatattggcATCAAgggcttttttatattttcacggtagtttttttttgttattataatattagtggagggaaatttgatattttatcaaatataaaaaataataaacaattaaaaagtataGTGAAACGACCAAAATGCCTTTAAAAgtaaaacatttaaaactatAGTCGAGGAACTTTTGTGTCTTTTCctgacagtttttttttattatcatcatatcAGCTCAAGGACAATTGAGTATTTAGATAAATAAGAAGAAAGGCAAAAAAGAACAGGTGCATGTACGGCACTAGGAGTCGCCCA of Populus trichocarpa isolate Nisqually-1 chromosome 16, P.trichocarpa_v4.1, whole genome shotgun sequence contains these proteins:
- the LOC7488724 gene encoding uncharacterized protein LOC7488724; this translates as MPCLNISTNVNLDGVNTSAILSEASSQVAKIIKKPESYVMIVLKGSVPISFGGTEEPAAYGELVSIGGLSSDVNKKLSSAISTILLSKLSVPKSRFFLKFYDVQRSHLGWNGSTF